Proteins from a genomic interval of Micromonospora sp. NBC_00389:
- a CDS encoding ABC transporter substrate-binding protein, with the protein MKRTATTILATAALLLAATGCGGDDSSGTTGAGGNKEVTLTLNWVPYGEHAPFYYGLQKGYYAAEGIELKIRPGNGSGNTIKQVAQKQTDFGWADSPVLLKSVATGMPVRSLGAYLEKGPSSVEFFAEENIKSPADLKGKTVGGTPGDALYATFPAWLEKNGLKQSDVKVVNVDAAGKIAALAEGKVDAIMGFFHDQAPTIENRTSKKVDVLLFADYGMNLLGTGLIANTQTLQKDPELARRFVRATQKSWADAARDPAGAVSAMTALAENEPPAEVLTKQLALNLPLIGADGPPGVNTEAQWTETIDLMARYAELKDPGAPNAYWDASYAAQG; encoded by the coding sequence ATGAAGCGCACCGCCACCACCATCCTGGCCACCGCCGCCCTGCTGCTCGCCGCCACCGGCTGCGGCGGGGACGACTCCTCCGGCACCACCGGCGCCGGCGGCAACAAGGAGGTCACGCTCACCCTCAACTGGGTGCCCTACGGCGAGCACGCCCCGTTCTACTACGGGCTCCAGAAGGGCTACTACGCCGCCGAGGGCATCGAGCTGAAGATCCGCCCGGGCAACGGCTCGGGCAACACCATCAAGCAGGTCGCCCAGAAGCAGACCGACTTCGGCTGGGCGGACAGCCCGGTGCTGCTCAAGTCGGTGGCCACCGGCATGCCGGTCCGTAGCCTCGGCGCGTACCTGGAGAAGGGCCCCTCCTCGGTGGAGTTCTTCGCGGAAGAGAACATCAAGTCTCCGGCCGACCTCAAGGGCAAGACCGTCGGCGGCACCCCCGGAGACGCCCTCTACGCGACCTTCCCGGCCTGGCTGGAGAAGAACGGCCTCAAGCAGAGCGACGTCAAGGTGGTCAACGTGGACGCCGCCGGCAAGATCGCCGCGCTGGCCGAGGGCAAGGTCGACGCCATCATGGGCTTCTTCCACGACCAGGCCCCCACCATCGAGAACCGGACGAGCAAGAAGGTCGACGTGCTGCTCTTCGCCGACTACGGGATGAACCTGCTCGGCACCGGCCTGATCGCCAACACCCAGACGCTGCAGAAGGACCCGGAGTTGGCCCGCAGGTTCGTCCGGGCCACCCAGAAGTCCTGGGCTGACGCTGCTCGGGACCCCGCGGGCGCGGTGAGCGCGATGACCGCCCTGGCCGAGAACGAGCCCCCGGCCGAGGTGCTCACCAAGCAACTCGCCCTCAACCTGCCGCTGATCGGCGCCGACGGCCCGCCCGGGGTGAACACCGAGGCCCAGTGGACCGAGACCATCGACCTGATGGCCCGCTACGCGGAGCTGAAGGACCCGGGCGCGCCCAACGCGTACTGGGACGCCTCGTACGCGGCCCAGGGGTGA
- a CDS encoding ABC transporter permease has protein sequence MTENALDTAGRKAAAAATAAGESATPAAAQPAGGSGSSMVAGPPPGVGGRPPRPTIGRRALVLADSLWRPALVLAAFFAVWWFVAAREYVPNYLVPTPVQVWTTMTDQWSELARHTMVTLYETVVGFVLAAALGLATAVAIAYSRTLDKALYPIVLFAQVIPKIAIAPLLVVWFGLGFTPKIILAVLIAFFPVVISGVAGLRSTDPELLDLAATMGAGPWRTFRKIRFPNALPHLMAGLKVAVTLAVVGAVVGEFVGASEGLGYVLLLANGNLDAPLLFADLILMSAIGIVLFVLVEIAEALLIPWHASRRAGVPLTTS, from the coding sequence GTGACCGAGAACGCTCTGGACACGGCGGGCCGGAAGGCCGCCGCCGCCGCGACGGCGGCCGGTGAATCCGCCACACCGGCGGCCGCCCAGCCGGCCGGCGGCTCCGGATCGTCCATGGTGGCCGGTCCACCACCCGGTGTCGGTGGCCGACCGCCACGACCGACGATCGGCCGGCGGGCGCTGGTCCTCGCCGACTCGCTCTGGCGTCCGGCGCTGGTGCTGGCGGCGTTCTTCGCCGTCTGGTGGTTCGTCGCCGCCCGGGAGTACGTGCCCAACTACCTGGTGCCCACTCCCGTCCAGGTCTGGACCACGATGACCGACCAGTGGTCCGAGCTGGCCCGGCACACCATGGTCACGCTCTACGAGACGGTGGTCGGGTTCGTGCTGGCCGCAGCGCTGGGGCTGGCCACCGCGGTCGCCATCGCCTACTCGCGCACCCTGGACAAGGCGCTCTACCCGATCGTCCTGTTCGCGCAGGTCATTCCGAAGATCGCCATCGCGCCGCTGCTGGTGGTCTGGTTCGGCCTCGGCTTCACCCCGAAGATCATCCTGGCCGTGCTCATCGCGTTCTTCCCGGTGGTCATCTCCGGAGTGGCCGGGCTGCGCTCCACCGACCCGGAGCTGCTCGACCTCGCCGCCACGATGGGCGCCGGGCCGTGGCGCACCTTCCGCAAGATCCGTTTCCCGAACGCGCTGCCACACCTGATGGCCGGCCTCAAGGTGGCGGTCACCCTCGCGGTGGTCGGCGCCGTGGTCGGCGAGTTCGTTGGCGCCAGCGAAGGGCTCGGCTACGTCCTGTTGCTGGCCAACGGCAACCTCGACGCCCCGCTGCTGTTCGCCGACCTGATCCTGATGTCCGCCATCGGCATCGTCCTGTTCGTCCTGGTCGAGATCGCCGAGGCGCTGCTCATTCCCTGGCATGCCAGCCGTCGGGCCGGCGTGCCGCTCACCACCTCCTGA